From one Agathobaculum sp. NTUH-O15-33 genomic stretch:
- a CDS encoding M15 family metallopeptidase, translating into MKAPAHISRKRRRTAPLVLCLLLLAALAGFLCGRTPRSILPGVVNTGNETVIQPEDAWQLTLVNAKNPIEGNPQIELTELRNGQAIDSRVYPALQRMMDDARAAGLRPLICSSYRTNEKQTELFQNKVASYLNQGYSVEEATRLAAGWVAAPGTSEHQLGLAVDIVAESYQLLDEQQEQTAEQQWLIENCAAYGFILRYPTDKSDVTGVGYEPWHYRYVGETAANEIMSQGVCLEEYLGATA; encoded by the coding sequence ATGAAAGCTCCTGCCCATATCTCCCGAAAACGCCGCCGCACGGCGCCGCTTGTGCTATGCCTGCTGCTCCTTGCCGCGCTGGCCGGATTCCTCTGCGGGCGCACGCCGCGCTCGATCCTGCCGGGCGTTGTCAATACAGGCAACGAGACCGTGATCCAGCCGGAGGACGCTTGGCAGCTCACGCTTGTAAACGCCAAAAACCCGATCGAGGGCAATCCCCAGATCGAGCTGACCGAGCTGCGTAACGGACAAGCCATCGACTCGCGCGTTTACCCCGCGCTGCAACGTATGATGGACGACGCGCGCGCGGCGGGTCTGCGCCCGCTGATCTGCTCCTCCTACCGCACGAACGAAAAGCAGACCGAGCTGTTTCAAAACAAGGTGGCAAGCTACTTAAATCAAGGCTATTCCGTGGAAGAAGCCACGCGGCTGGCCGCCGGTTGGGTCGCCGCCCCCGGCACCAGCGAGCACCAGCTCGGCCTTGCGGTCGACATCGTGGCCGAATCCTATCAGCTGCTCGACGAGCAGCAGGAGCAGACCGCCGAGCAGCAATGGCTGATCGAAAACTGCGCGGCCTACGGCTTTATCCTGCGCTATCCGACCGATAAAAGCGATGTGACCGGCGTCGGCTACGAGCCGTGGCACTACCGCTATGTCGGAGAGACCGCCGCGAACGAAATCATGTCGCAGGGGGTCTGTTTGGAGGAATACCTCGGCGCGACCGCCTGA